TATGCAAATCGTAATCCGCTTCACTCACATAGCCAGTCGCCATAGCCGACTCTTTTAAGGTAATATTTTCGCGAAACGCCTTCTTGGCAATTTCAGCCGCTTTATCATATCCAATCAGCGGAACTAAGCCAGTAATCAAGATTAAGGATTGATTCAAATTATGGTCAATTTTTTTCAAGTTAGGCTCGATCCCCACTGCACACTTTTCGTTAAATGAATTCATAGCGTCACTAAGCAGCCGGACGGATTGTATAAAATTATACGCAATAACCGGCATAAACACATTCAACTGGAAATTCCCCTGACTCGCCGCAAAAGACACCGTCGTATCATTGCCAAAAACTTGCGTTACTACCATCGTCAGCGCCTCTGCCTGGGTGGGGTTCACTTTGGAGGGCATTATTGAACTTCCCGGTTCATTGGACGGTATCGTAATTTCACCAATGCCGCAGCGCGGTCCGCTGGCCAACCATCGGACATCATTCGCAATCTTCATCAAATCCGCGGCCAAGGCTTTCAATAGGCCATGTACGGCCACCATTTCATCTTTACTGGTAAGAGCATGAAATTTATTGGGTGACGTCTCAAAATCCTCTCCCGTAAGCCGACTAATTTCGGCTGCAATGGCAACGGCAAAGTCAGGATGAGAATTGATTCCCGTCCCAACCGCAGTCCCGCCCATAGCCAGCTTGCGTAAAAAATCCAGGCCTGTAACAAGCATCGTTTGATTTCTCTCCAGCATACCCGCCCAGCCGCTGATTTCCTGTCCGAGCGTCAACGGCGTCGCATCCATTAAGTGCGTCCGCCCTATCTTTATGATGCTGTTAAACTCTTCCGATTTGCACTGCAACGTATGCAATAATGCCTCTAATGCCGGTAAGAGCTGTTTCCGAATCAGCGTCAATCCTGCCACGTGCAAGGAGGTGGGAAAAATATCATTAGAGCTTTGCGAACGATTCACATGGTCATTAGGGTGAACTTTTATTTCTTGCCCCTTGTCCGCTAAAATTTGCTCAGCCCGATGGGCCAGCACCTCATTAATATTCATATTAAACTGGGTACCGCTGCCTGTTTGCCATACGGACAAAGGAAAGTTACCTTCCAGTTTATTCGCTAACAATTCATCGCATGCTGCGATAATCGCGTCGGCTCTAACTTCATCCAGCAAGCCTAGGTCCTTATTTACAGCAGCGGCAGCTCGTTTCAGCACGCCAAATACCGCTACCAACTCCAGTGGAATTTTTTCAGTACCGATACGGAAATTTTCGAAACTCCGCTGTGTCTGAGCCCCCCATAGTTTATCAACAGGCACTTTTATTTCCCCGATCGAGTCCTTTTCTATGCGGTATTCCATAACAATTCCTCCTTTTTCCATGCAAGTTATTTCAAAATGACCACCTCTTCAAAACTAAGCTTCCATTTCACTAGCCTCTTCAAACACTTTACGCACAATCTCTTTCGTAGTGCCGCCTTCAAAGGCTTTACGCGTTCCTACAAAGTACGTTGGCACATAATAGTAATCGTATTGCTTTGCAATTGAAGGTGTTTTTTCTTCATCAATAATTTCTACTTTAATCTCTTGATATTTCGGATTTTCCTGTTTTACCTCATCAATCCAGTTAATTGCTCTTTTGCAATGAGGACACCAATCTGTTATAAGCACCGTAATATCTTTCATAAGCAATCACCTTCCTTGTACTTGCATTCTAAATTGCCAGTATCTATTTTCCCTATTAGGTCTATCTGGAATTCAACAATACATTTTTCTTACGATTCTTTATTAATAACATTCTCTCGCTTTCTAAAATCTCCTGCTTTGCCCTTCGTTTTACGACATACAGCAGCCCAATTCTTACTGACGTTGCTTGAGCAAAATGCT
The nucleotide sequence above comes from uncultured Anaeromusa sp.. Encoded proteins:
- a CDS encoding thioredoxin family protein; the encoded protein is MKDITVLITDWCPHCKRAINWIDEVKQENPKYQEIKVEIIDEEKTPSIAKQYDYYYVPTYFVGTRKAFEGGTTKEIVRKVFEEASEMEA
- the fumC gene encoding class II fumarate hydratase; translated protein: MEYRIEKDSIGEIKVPVDKLWGAQTQRSFENFRIGTEKIPLELVAVFGVLKRAAAAVNKDLGLLDEVRADAIIAACDELLANKLEGNFPLSVWQTGSGTQFNMNINEVLAHRAEQILADKGQEIKVHPNDHVNRSQSSNDIFPTSLHVAGLTLIRKQLLPALEALLHTLQCKSEEFNSIIKIGRTHLMDATPLTLGQEISGWAGMLERNQTMLVTGLDFLRKLAMGGTAVGTGINSHPDFAVAIAAEISRLTGEDFETSPNKFHALTSKDEMVAVHGLLKALAADLMKIANDVRWLASGPRCGIGEITIPSNEPGSSIMPSKVNPTQAEALTMVVTQVFGNDTTVSFAASQGNFQLNVFMPVIAYNFIQSVRLLSDAMNSFNEKCAVGIEPNLKKIDHNLNQSLILITGLVPLIGYDKAAEIAKKAFRENITLKESAMATGYVSEADYDLHMDPSKLITAHS